Part of the Paenibacillus guangzhouensis genome is shown below.
TTGGGGTTCTGGTCTTTCAAGGGAAGATCTCTCAGATCGGCGATGTGCTAGCGAATAAGAAGGCGATGCTCTTCATTGTGCTTAGCGGTATAGCGGGTGCGCTCTCGTGGATGTTCTACTTCATTGCGATCCAGAAAGGCGATGTCGCGAAGGTAGCTCCAATCGATAAACTCAGTGTCGTGTTGGCTGTGGCGTTTGCACTATTATTCCTTGGGGAGAAGTTATCGCTCTGGGGCGGCATTGGCGTAGGCCTCATTGCGATCGGTGTATTGATCACCGCGTTTGCACCATAATGCGCTTGTGTTTTTTCATCTTAGAAGTGATTCCTTTATAATAAGGCAAGAGGTTATGTATATTCGGACAATGGGATAGGAGAATGTAGCATCATGAGTGGTCTTGTGAATCGTGAAGAAGCAATGCAATTCATACAAACCTGCTATTACGAATGGGGACGATCGGAAGAGGAAGCCAAGGCACGCTGGTCCGAGATTGAGCAGGAAATGGCGCAGCGGGGAATGTATGAACATACGGAGGAAGAGTTAATCTACGGAGCCAAGCTCGCTTGGCGGAACAGCAATCGATGTATCGGGCGACTGTTCTGGGATACGCTGACGGTGTTGGATGCCCGTCATGTCAATACGGAGGAGGGGATCGCGGACGCATTGATTCAGCATTTGTTGTTCGCGACGAATGATGGCAAGATTAGGCCAACAATTACGGTGTTCAGGCCCGCAATGTCATCACAGGAAGAGATTCGTATCCTGAACCATCAGCTCATTCGTTATGCGGGGTATACCACGGACGCGGGAATCGTAGGTGATCCCCACTCCGCTTCGTTCACCGCTTACTGTGAAAGTCTAGGATGGCGAGGTAAAGGTGGAGCGTTCGATATCCTGCCGCTTGTCGTACAGATTGGATCGCGGGAGCCCAAGTGGTTCGAGCTACCTTCGCCTGCTGTACTGGAAGTGCCGATCACGCATCCGGAATGGTCGTCGTTCACGGATTTGGGGCTGCGATGGTACGCAGTTCCGGCGGTATCGGATATGCGGCTTGAGATGGGAGGGATATCCTATCCTGCAGCGCCGTTTAATGGTTTCTACATGGGAACGGAGATTGGGGCGCGTAATTTCGCGGATGCAGAGCGGTATAACATGCTGCCGAAAGTTGCGAAGATCATGGGGCTCGACACCAGCAGTGAAGCGACGTTATGGCGGGATAAAGCGCTCGTCGAGCTGAATATCGCGGTGCTTCACTCTTTTCGCGAACGAGGAGTATCGATCGTTGACCATCATACAGCGGCGCAGCAATTTATGCGGTTCGAAGCGAATGAAGCGAAGGCGGAACGTCCGGTGACAGGGAATTGGACGTGGTTGATCCCGCCGGTATCGCCTGCGACGACGCATATTTTCCACAAGCCGTATCGTAATGAGATTGTGAAGCCGAATTTCTTCTATCGGCGCAAGGTAAATGAGCAGCAAGGAGAGTAAGGGAATGACATTAGGACGATTCTTACAGCTTGTGGAGATCAAGACGAAGGTAGCCAGCATGATTCCTTTTCTGATGGGGACGTTCTACGCGTTATATCGGTTTCATGCGTTTCATGGATTTCATTTTATACTGATGTTCATCTCTCTATTAAGCTTCGATATGGCAACAACGGCTATTAATAACTATTATGATTATAAAAAAGCAGTCAAGACTGAAGGTTATGGCTATGAGACACATAATGCGATTGTCAAATACGGGATGCGGGAACGGACGGTTGTTATCATTATTGCGGTGCTGCTTATCTTGGCGATAGGCACGGGGATCATGCTTGTCGTGGAGACGGGGTGGCTCATCTTCTTCATTGGTGGATTATCCTTCTGTGTGGGGATCCTCTATTCGTTCGGGCCGATTCCGATCTCGCGCATGCCGCTTGGCGAGCTGTTCTCGGGTTTATTCATGGGGTTCGTCATCCTCTTCCTGTCCACGTATATCCATGTTCCTGGCGGTGAACTCGTGAAGCTGACATTTGAT
Proteins encoded:
- a CDS encoding nitric oxide synthase oxygenase, which encodes MSGLVNREEAMQFIQTCYYEWGRSEEEAKARWSEIEQEMAQRGMYEHTEEELIYGAKLAWRNSNRCIGRLFWDTLTVLDARHVNTEEGIADALIQHLLFATNDGKIRPTITVFRPAMSSQEEIRILNHQLIRYAGYTTDAGIVGDPHSASFTAYCESLGWRGKGGAFDILPLVVQIGSREPKWFELPSPAVLEVPITHPEWSSFTDLGLRWYAVPAVSDMRLEMGGISYPAAPFNGFYMGTEIGARNFADAERYNMLPKVAKIMGLDTSSEATLWRDKALVELNIAVLHSFRERGVSIVDHHTAAQQFMRFEANEAKAERPVTGNWTWLIPPVSPATTHIFHKPYRNEIVKPNFFYRRKVNEQQGE
- a CDS encoding EamA family transporter, yielding MSWLVYALGSAAMAALVSIFGKIGLKGVDSNTATTIRAVIMMLFLFGVLVFQGKISQIGDVLANKKAMLFIVLSGIAGALSWMFYFIAIQKGDVAKVAPIDKLSVVLAVAFALLFLGEKLSLWGGIGVGLIAIGVLITAFAP
- the menA gene encoding 1,4-dihydroxy-2-naphthoate polyprenyltransferase, coding for MTLGRFLQLVEIKTKVASMIPFLMGTFYALYRFHAFHGFHFILMFISLLSFDMATTAINNYYDYKKAVKTEGYGYETHNAIVKYGMRERTVVIIIAVLLILAIGTGIMLVVETGWLIFFIGGLSFCVGILYSFGPIPISRMPLGELFSGLFMGFVILFLSTYIHVPGGELVKLTFDHGIAHLDIQILEVLLLFGVSIPAVLAIANIMLANNICDMDEDVENRRYTLPVYIGRKNALRLFRWIYYAAYVDVFVLFYLGVHPILLLLLFITLIPVNRHVNQFEKLQTKKDTFVLAVRNFMMMNAARIAVYGVAIVMAEL